AAATCCTCAAGATCGAGCCCCGCAATCATAGCGTTTAGCTCCTTCTCGAACCCCAAGTCCTGAACGGTCTTCTTGTGATAGAACTTTGTCGGGCGGATGTTCTGCTTAGACAATTCCTCATAGTAATTCCAAGACCATTGCTCCGGAAAAACAATTCCGTAGGTCTCGAAGGCCGGAGGAGTGATAGCCTTCCGCTTGTTCGCTTGGGTGTTGGTTCCCTTCTTTGATCGCTTGGTCATCATGATGAatcttagggaacaaaaatctACACACAATGCAAGGCAAAAGGAAAAACTAAGTTAGTCAAAAAGGCTACAATCTACTATCAAAATTATCACCAACAAGTATCACTTCACTACTCAAGTTCAATCTAAACAATCCTCATCAACCAATCCTCATTATTCAAAAACAACAACCCACCAAGAATTCCACCAACATTTCACCAAAAATCGACCAATAGACTAGTCTTTACAAATATTCACAATGAAACATGCATAACAAGTGTAGACTAGCAAGgaacaaacacaaaaacaaacatgcaaatccaaacaatcaaAATCAAAGATTTCAGAATTTCACCCAAATAGTATGAACAATGAGCTTAAAtgtaaagaaaaatgaaggaagAAGGGAAAGAAATCGTCACCACAAGTAAGGGAGGTAGACAAGATCACCCAAAAGAAAACTCCAATGCTCCAATCACAACAAGGAATCACAAAATCAATGTtcacccaaaccctagaaattgggggTCTTtgagaaaaatctgaaattattgGTTTTGAGGTGAGGGATGAGGATGAATTTGTGAATGTGAGTGGTGTAGAGTGAAATGTGTGAGAGAGATTGAGTAGGAAATGGAGTTTTGAGGAGTTGGAGTAGAGAGGAAAGTAGAGAGATGGTGAAAAAATGAGAAATGAAGTGAAGAAATGAAAAGAAGGGGGACGGATTTTCCAATAAACACGATCGCAGAACAGCTCCGCCcgacccgtgcgagcgcacaaaatatccgtgcgatcgcacggcttgAGCCCGATCGCACGCCCAGAAGCGCTCGATCGCACGAAACGGCTGGGAGCTACTACCTCGAATTTCCAGTTTCGTGCGACCACACGAATCAACCGTGCGATGGCACAAAGCTGGAATAATGTTTCTTGGCTTACTCGACTAATGCTCACCCATCTCATCATATTCATTATTAAAAGAAAATTTAAAGGATGAAAACACACAAAAACAAATTAGTACAagagttagacaaccgggttgcTTCCCGggaagcgctcgtttaacgtcattagcttgacagaccccccccccccccccccaagaaGGCCAAGGGGGGTCGAACACGACCAACTTTGGGTCAACATTAGGCACCATGCACTTCTTTTCCCCTTTGGCCACAAATATCTTACCGATACCACCTTTCAAGAGGCAAAAACCAAACGATCCACCAAGATGCCCCTCCTCGGGATTTGATGGATTCTTGACCTTCTTGGACTTCTTGGCTTTCTTAGCCAACCTATGGAACACCTTGGAGTGTTTAGCTCCATTAACATCTTCATCATGCATCTCAAATAACTCGGGGATGGTTACAACATCATCAAACTCATCCCCAAGCGCCTTTGGGTCTCCATGGAATTCCTTTTCACCGAGAGAGGACCTAGCAAGCTTATTAGTACACTTAGAAACATGAAAATCGTTAGAAGAATTAGCACAAGTGTGGTTATTCTCAACACAAGCAAGAGTGTCGATTTTCATGCAACTTTTCATTTTGGGGCAACATTGATCATCAACAGTAAGTTTGAAGCTAGCTTTGGCATCTCCCGCCTTCAAGGTGATAAGTCCCCCTTGCACATCGATAAGAGCACCCGCGGTGGCCAAGAATGGCCTTCCCAAGATGATGGGGGTGTGGGCATCCTCATCGATGTCCAAGACAACGAagtcaacaagaaaagtaagcttTCCAACCACGAGGGGAACATCCTCAATCCTACCCAATGTAAACATAATCGATCGATCGGCTAGTTGCAATGACAAAGCGGTAGGAGAGAGATCACCAAGATTAAGCTTCTCAAAAATCTTATATGGCAAGATGCTCACACTTGCCCCCAAATCACAAAGAGCATTCTCAAATTTTAGCTTTTGAATgctacaagggatagaaaaactcccgggatcattgagttttgggggaaaggagtgctgaattagagcgctacaactctccgtgagttgaacggtctccttgggTTCACACCCTCTCTTTCCACTAAGAATGTCCCTCATGAATCTTGAGTAGTGGGGCATTTGTTTGAGTGCCTCGGTAAAAGATAATGACACATAAAGTTTGCTAATGGTTTCCCAGAATTTGTGGAATTGGTCTTTGAGGGTAGGGGGGAGTAGGAGTTGGGAGAGGAAGAAGGGTAGTCTCTTTCGACTTATCACCATCACTCATGCCATCGACATGAGACTTCCCTTCCTCATCATCATGGTCCAGGGACTCATCTCCCTTAGAAATTTCCCCCCTAGAGCAATGAGCTTCAACATACGTAACACCATCATCTAAAgtcttcccactccttgtcacaaTTGCGTACATTTGCTTAGGAGGTTGACCTTAGGGTGGGAGACTTGTGTGCACTTGTTGCTCCTTGATGGTGCTATCAAGTTGAGCTACTTAGGTCTCAATCATCTTAAGATGAGTATTGGATTGTTTAAATCCATCCTTAAATTCAACGtttttcttggcttgcgcccccacaaacgactccatgagagcctcaagatttgacttgagaggcgggagtggtggaggtgcaacgcCATAAACACTTTGGTTGgattgatattggttgccaaaggtcctcggtccattgaatccgggaggcgGCAAatgagatgcaccataaggaactcccgagttcaaaggataacccccacttgaggcacccctaaattgcccataagagttgttataaccccctccaccttgatggttgggattataacccccttggttgtattggccttgattgccaaaaccttgagattgaccgtagggcgcttggctttgatagacttgtgctctatagccacctcggccttggttatcatacccacttccttggccatagccttggtggggacCATACATGGAGGGCCCTCTAAGTTGCCTAGAAAAATTaggattgttagggttatcattcctagacctctcattgatggcattagcatactgtacatcaaactctccttcatacgaagggccataatccacaaatgacaagttatgaactaaagggcatgcatcgggggaatgactatagtcttggcaattttcacaaaataatgtgcccggaggcattgaTCCATAATAactaaccttgcccttccccttaTTGAGAAGAGTTGTCGAAGGAGGTGGAATTGTGGACGGAGATGGTGGCTTGCTTGCTGCACTTCCCGCAAATGGTGTATTTTCAAGCTTCTCTAATCGCGAGCTAAGCCTCTCTATCATCCTTGCTTTCTCTATGGCGTACACCGAACCCTTACCATCCTCATTCCTACTTTTCCCATCATAACTTCTTGCACCTACATGGcaagattggtagttttgaactacatcttcaattatctcctcaatttgatcttccgttttgttcatgatggggcctcccgcgcccgcatctAGTCTTGTTTTCGAGCTTGGACTCAATCCTAAGTAAAAGGGTTGTAGCAACAACCACTTGGGAATCCCATGATGAGGGCActccctttggtactccttaaATCCGTCCCAAGCCTCGAAAAGCGATTCATCACGCCCTTGCTCAAATGATTGCATCTTGTGGCGAAactccgccgtcttcccatgaGAATAGAACTTGTTTAAGAAGGCACTAGTTACTTCGTTCCAtgtgcgaagtgagttgggcttgacctccttttcaagccaatcactagcaCGCCCAAGCAAAGAGAAGCGGAACAAAGTCAATCTCACATAATCCGAGGTTACACCGTTGTGTTttattgtgtcacaatagtgctcaAACTGCTTGAGATGCTCGTGAGGCGACTCATTGCTTTTCCCACAAAAGGGATGACTTTGCACCAAgttgatcaaggcgggcttgatctcaaaattATTAGCACATGTAGTTGGTGCTTGAATCCCACACGTAGCCTCAAATGCTcccggtattcccaagttcttaaccggAAGAGCCATGTTCTCACTACCTTGCTCACTCACTTCTTGTTCCGTGTCAACACTCAAAGCCTCAAACCGATTATGATTTGATGAGCTAGAACGAGCACGCCTAAGTCTACTTAGAGTCCTTTCaaattcaaggtcaagaggatggaggatcctttgacgagcacgTCCCCTATCAAGCATAAACACTCAAGAAAACCGTGAGTAATGCAAAGGAAAAACTAAAGCAAGaatgaaataatattttttttgtattttcaattaatgaactagtctcaactaaACTCAATAACAACAATCGCTCCCCGGCAACGGTGCCATTTTGATAAGCGTATTTTCCATCGTTGATAAAAaaccacctatgcaaacaatatttataaaaccacttcaactaccggcaagcggtaagcaaagggatcgtcccaaagaaacggtgaattattgagttggaagtcaatctagttcgatcaaagatttgttttaaattgtcactttttaagagtctaaaaacaaataaagaactatgtaaaattgaatcaagaaagggaaacgttagggagtcggggatagcctagggaaaccgggggaaatcaattcaactatttagcaatggtgatcatgcaacaaaatggtgattaggcaaatggcatctaaagacgaacccgccacctctcggatagggaacgctaagcgtctaatccacggaagagctttcgcctaatcctagactaaactaactagcatataataggtaccgccatttgatcaacacaagataggcccacaatgtcttgccaaacctatcctatggttccacggaaatctaatcgaatagcatttgcaactaccactcaactagcatggatttcctatcatcaaatcttatttaatcacatgaatcaaccaataatcaataatctatttcccctaattcatcccctagtttctcccctttccctaacctaaaactactcactaatcatcctaacaatcaagctatccattagttcaaaactagctaacatgaaattaaaggagaagaagtagagaattggaaactcaattgcacaatcaaatcaaaaactgaaaatcaaagtaacaagcaaaattgaaatcaagaactcaaggtattgaggaattgcaaaacaattatcaactaagcaagtgcaagaattaaagaactaagaattcaattgcataaagaagagaagagttgaagaaaattactgaattgatgcttggaattaaagagtttctctctctagattgaagaacaaaatcacaaaacctctaaaatgtatttctgaaaaatgaaagcgtaaattgaaaataatcaaaatcctatttttaataaaccccaaaaataagagatttaaactcgaaaattgaatcccgcagccgtgcgaacgggaagacccaggtgcgatcgcatTAGTGCGATCGTGCTGTGCATCTATGCGAACAGGCCCTGCGACGATTCTTCTCCTTCGTGTCGTGCGAACGTGCCCAACAACCGTGTGATCGCACGGCTATAACTTTGCAAATTCTCAGAAAACCCTCATGTGCTCGCACAGGAAATCCGTGCGAGCACACggaaattccgtgcgagcgcACGATTCTGTGGTGCGAACAGGCTACATCCCTTGGAGTTCCTGCCTCCTTTTTGCGGATTCGTGCGAGCACACACATTTGGGGCACGAGCGCACCCATTGCCTTGGAGTTCCTGCCTCCTTTTTGCGGattcgtgcgaacacacacaTTTGGGGCACGAGCGCACACACTGCCTTGACTTTGGAGCCAACTTTGTagacccgtgcgagcgcacgtaaattccgtgcgatcgcactgaacctgctcgagcaaatctcggctattttccatcattttcaacattattacctgaaaatatcaaagatggaaaaagggaataaaattgcagcaaaactatataaaactatcaaaaaagcataataaaactctataaaatcctagcctagagcgacataaatgccgctcatcagctgggcgctgcggggctgcgaggcgacgagagggagagagaggggtgcgcgtgaggcgcggCTGGGCACGAGCACAAGGGCACGGCTCGTGCCTTGTGGCTCAAGAAAGGGCTGGACGAAGAGGAGAggtaagagaggagagaggatagcaaaattcagaatttttaagttaggggatctcatgaaggggaggggtatttataggttctcatcccttcCTGGGTAAGGTATTAGGGTTTAAGGCTGGGCTTGCTTTTTGGGATTAGTTGAATTTAATCCTAGCAAGCTTTTATTGGGTttgattatggcaaacaactgggccttaattaaattaaattcgtttttgaaatacgacccaacaattcccgattaaataaattcattgaatttatttaataaaaatacggttttcgaaataattaatatttagttaattaaaaataaaaagcgcatttaattctcattaaatgaaattaatttataaaaatacaacgaaatgctttataaatataataaaatatatttataattatagaaaaatacgagttATTACAGAGTGTATTGGGGAGTACTTGGCCGTAGAGGTAGAAAAGTAAAAGGGCAAGGGGAGGCCATACTCCTTGTTGTTGGACTTTTTTCGCGGTGGGGCGCCCTTCCGGTGCTTATGCAAGGATGTATGCTCGCATATTCTACTTACTTTTCTTGAGTTCGACGATCTTGTCGAACCGTTCGGAGATAGAGGATCCTTGGCTGATCCCATTGGTTGGTGAGTTGTCTGAGTTAGGTTCGTACTGCTGGGGTGAGGCAGCCTATGCGAACCTGATTAGCcatatgtgaaggaaataatgcccttggtccaagtttgcatttaatgctaattctaataaatgcgattcagtattaattaagaagttaataatcagtgagatcaagtgaactaaatgcctagctagaggccgcttcagttcaagtggaattaataacgttaatccacaacttactcttgactgaacccgtagggtcacacaaatagtacgtgaatggatcaagtatttaactGAATATATTATTCTTTAAGTACTCTATTgatgatcattcggaaatgacgaatctcggttccagtgggagctgaaatcgtcaaaaggcaaagtaaagaatattccggaaatgaagatattgccggaaacggaaatgaagatattgccggaaactgaaatatggttcatgaaggaaatttaaatattatccaattcgtacatgttaccggaaacggaaatagggattgaatcggaaaatattatcggaaatggaagtattgccggaatcggaaatattgccgaaaacgtaaatattaccagaatcggaaatattgtcggaataggaaattatttccggaatcagaaatattaaaggaaacgtaaatatttgttcgaaacggaaatagattccggaatcggaaaacgaatcggaagctcgacgagagacaagccggcaagcgagccagcccatcgctcgacaagcaaaaggTCGAGCGCAAAGCACTAGGCGTGAAGCCCAGCACCGGCGCCAAGCCGTGTGCGATGGTCCTGGAGCGTCGTGGGCTACAGCGAGCCAAGGAAAGGAGCGGAAAGCAAAGGCAAGCAGCAACGTATGGCCGAGGCCAAAcggcagcgcgcgctgggccttggggCCCGCAGCACTACGTTTGGGCCTACCTAGGCACGCGCGCCAGTGTGGCCTTTGTGGCTGCGTTGCTTGCTTCATCTTGGGCTTCAAGCAATGTCCGATTACTTAGTCGCCTAGTAACTTTGGCTTTGAGTATTAGTTTTgctagtcctactagaattggatTAAATACGAGTTTAATTATTGCTACAATTCTAATTggttaagaatttcaatcctaatgGGATTGGTAATTGTTtccctagtaagactcaaattctttatttcctactctataaatatgaggctagcccTCATAATTCAAATACATCAAAAACATATTCTTCACATATaatgtgttcaagggagaagaacatagtttatagcctaacccgagtgcataaaaccttagtaatatcctagttggttgaacatAACGCGGATCCAAAgatgttgtggactttctaccgAGGGGCGACTCTGGGAGCTCAaaagactttttcttgttcggttcgggagcagctagggaaggcacgtatcacattgtatgtacccTAAATTATGGTAATTGacaatgtggcaattaatttggattcctggctttatggtttttccgcatgaatatatattgtttatattgttcataaccctaaagtggtatcatgagcctctaattaattccattatCAATTATAGTACACatgaattaaattttataaattttcaatgaattaaaggggtgatgaATTTCGTGAttataattaattgcaaattcgtgcgattatttgattatatgttcgtaggattttcggcagttttgtcaataatggtcgaaatcttatgtttttatagttaaTTTCgtatgtaaacgacgttttaaaattttgacaaaaatctaagatttgatgccgaacccagaattcccaaattcgaagcctaactatgacgttttggaggttttagttttcgaatgcaaaatttgtaatttttatgatgttaaattaattttttgcgaatcttgtatgtaaatcttgaatttataattgacctactgtatatgtttaacaattttaaggtctaatttttttaattatacaacctaattcgtaattataattaattatacaacctaactgGTAATTATATGCCATTGATGTGACCTTATacgttcagttaagagtaagatGTGAACCTAATATAGAATAGAACTCATTGATAGACAACATTGCTCCAACTAGCTCTTCCgatcacttaatctcactgaattaattgttcgtaattaatctaaaccttggtattagactaatgctgcttgggtgaaggacacatttccttcagtctcccacttgtcattcagacaagtgtgcattcacattcctttgtcgcttagtattacttgctgaacataaggtaagatccaagccatccttattaggtccataagtgtttctccgagaggccttgttacacaacaacaccatatcctatcaaagataggaggataatccattcttgcaatctatgaacactcactttgatttatagtacgcccaataactgcttttatagcttccttttacggtgcgacgttttgcgagcattagagcgaactaatcttcaaacgagcaatcataattactcatgttctgaggaatggttctaatcaccattaatgacaactgcttatgacatgactttaatctcttaattAAAGTGTTCatatggtcaatccgatacaagatccaataagtatatatgcaaaagattttgacatccagtcaatctagttcaagaaaccgaacttcaaatcaacttgcaatctaatcttcattagtcattggtcgtccacctttcaatgacctggattagggatcctttgtgacttcaatattcaagttcacttatgggtgtttctttgtcgaacactactacaaaaaagggcaaagagacccgttcAAAATGGCCTAAGAGACCCCATTTAAGGGGGTCTCTAGGTAGGGGGGTCTCTTTATTAAAGAGACCCCCCATGtagagggggtctctttgttaaaaacaagagacccgttatttaaGAAAATGGGTCTGTAATGTTAACCgtgcaaaaaataatatagaAGGGGAAGAGACCCCTTTTTAGAGATATTAGGTCTGTTTGTAAAAAAATTTAGACCCCATATTTAACATAGGGGGTctctttaaattttttaatattaatttatccaGCAAActcagaccccatatgtaagataaggggtctctttgagttttttaatatttttataattaacaaactcagaccccatatgttaaatagggggtctctttgaatattttatgatttttttattattatactcaAGAGATCCCTTTTTAtacctaacgggtctcttttcataattttttaataaaaaaaaaatcagcataAACAATTTTCGGCCAAAAATCAGCATTCAAACAATTTGGCAATTCCAAAATAATTCTTATAATTACAAAAAAATTATCCCACTATACACCAATTGTAatatccaaaaataaaataataagtcTCAAAAGTCTACATAATTCAAAAGtaacatattgaaaataatAAGTATTAGCGGTGCGGGCATAAGCATATGTTCGCCTCCACCTCTGTTTGCGTGGTTTGCGAATTTGAACTTCCCTTGAACCTTACCTTCTACAAGCAACAAACCTCCATTAACAACTGAGTTAAATATGAAAACAATAATACTAGTCTCTAACATCCCTTGAACAAACCTCCTGGCGTACTTTCTCAATGTTGTTTGGCTCTCTGAGAGAAAACAAGAAGGCAATGCCATCTCCATGGTTTAGCTTCCAAGCCTCTTTCATGTTCTTCTCTTTAGAGGTTTTCTTCTATGTTCCCTATATGATTCAACATGATAACCTAATAACAAATACAGAGCCGATAAACACCAAACATGTAAACTTTGAATTCCGAATCCCCAATAAACGGAACAGTAATTACATTTTTGAGGTAGAATGTAAAAATTGTTTAAACTCAAAGttagaaatctgaaaatgatcAATGAACAATAAAATCTTGAAGAAATAAAGTCCACTTACATCAGCCACTTTCTTCTTGGAGCTATCTGCATAAATCCTCTAAATTGTTGAAACCAACcttctttttctcattttctagCATTACTGTAATTTACTTGCTGCATCACCAAAGGAAATGAATCTCAGTCCCAAATGGATGTACATATACAGAGATAATATTTTTATCTTTATTCCAACATTTCATACACCTATATAACTCAGACTCTTTTACATCTATATTCCAACCAGCTTTCAAAATGACACTCAGATACCTCAAATTAGGCCAAAGGTTTAACAAGATTCAACGAGAATTATGAAGTCCAGCAACAAACGTAGTTAAACAAAAACAAGTTCTCACTTCTAAGCATTAAAATGAAGAGTATACCTCAAATGGCGCAAGACCAGCCTCCCCTTCCAAATTAAGCACCGAAACACCCATGATTAACCTGAACAAATGTTCAGCTGCAGAGTAACCAGCCAACAAAGCCAAAAAGTAGTTGTAATATTTGGACCTCAAACAAAACTTCTCAGCTTTGAAATTCATGTTGGTTATCCATATTCGATATACACACAGCCCCATCATAGCTAAATGTGATATGCAAATCACAATAGTGTCTGTGGTACAGGGTGTAAAAGCTCCCAGAGCATTTTTCACCGCTGTTGCCCATACACCATTCGCCACTGGCTGGCAATACCAATCAAATGGCTTGAAAGCCATCACTAATCACCCTTCTTCCCTCAGTACACCTATATCAATATTGTAAACCTGTCTACTTTGCTTCAACATCAGATGAACCTACCCCTACAACAGCTGCATCAAAACAAACCCCAATTTAGTAAAATCTGTGTCTTTACTTAACCAAAAAGACTATTACACTGAAACACAACATTTTATGGACAAGATTACAACAGCCCCAAGGGGGATATTCTTCTCCAATGGAGTTGTGCTCGTCGTTTATCACCATACAATCCAAGGGAAAGTAACAAAAGTTGGCATACAGATTAACACGAAAGAAAATGAAAACAGCAGAAAATCATTCTACTAAATTACTCATTCATGATCGTTCACTTTCATAAATCTAAATTTTACCTCTAAAAATACAAATGTTGTGCAAGTAAAGGAGTAAAATCTTGTTACAACCTATATAAacctaataaaaaattaatactaTGTATATCTCTGAAGTCGTACGCCATAAATTTTTCAAACAGACGAGAGATAACCAACAATCTTCATAAACGATTATAGGTAAGAGATGGCTTGCCCCTATTCTGTTGAAACATTCTATTTTCTTTGTCCATTCATGGTACTGcaaattacataaaatataccaGTCATTCAATAAATGACATTGTCACATAACATAGAATAAGACATCCTGCAACATGCATCAGTTCTTCTCGCAGAGTTTAAAGAGAGTTTAAAGAGACTGCATACATGACTACTCTTGTAGTAGATTACATCTAGAAAGACTGAATAATTCACAAAGGCATACTCCAAATCAGTTTGACTGATTTCAAAGACATAAGAGTTAAATTCCAAAATGCACCTTATAATTCCAATAACAAGGATTTCCTGCTCACTTAAATCAACCTCAAATTTCAGGTTTTTGATACGAAAAGCAGAATATAGCTCCTACTCAACTAAAAATAAGAGGAGCCCTGCACAAAAGCCTCATACGGAGTTGTGACAAACATTAACCCAAACACGCACATACTGGCATACTAACTTATAATATCTAGTCAAAGAACAACATGTAAGTTAATTAATGTGACCAATCTTGTTACATTAATCCGTTTCAGTTCCCCTGGTTCATCAATCCATCTTTCAACCGCAATATTAGTTGTGTTTTCAACGTAAATCATACTGCAGAGTGCAGGCAAAACATATATATTGTGACATCACTTGTGCAATTGTGATCCAAAAGAAGACGTCTTATATTCACTAATTGAACATTTTCTAAAATTCTAGGATTCCTAGTTTCACAAACCAACAAAAAAATATCAGAATCGTCAAGATTCATAGACACAATACTCAGAAGTCAGCAATGCAATACCTGAGATGCGGCTCGTTGGAAGTCCTTTCTTGTCAGTAAACCATTAACTTTACCATATGCCAACAAGGCCAAAGAAAAAGGCTGCAGCTTTGTACGTAGCTCTGCAAATTAGCAGAATTGAA
This Spinacia oleracea cultivar Varoflay chromosome 6, BTI_SOV_V1, whole genome shotgun sequence DNA region includes the following protein-coding sequences:
- the LOC130464431 gene encoding ABC transporter C family member 2-like, coding for MMGLCVYRIWITNMNFKAEKFCLRSKYYNYFLALLAGYSAAEHLFRLIMGVSVLNLEGEAGLAPFEQVNYSNARK